A genomic region of Bradyrhizobium sp. ORS 278 contains the following coding sequences:
- a CDS encoding gamma-glutamyltransferase family protein, with product MPYQFSNRQQIRKPAVTSKGGIVAAQSRRAAEIGAEVLAAGGDCIDAVVATGFALGVVEPWMSGLGGGGAMVLYRAKDNKVEVIDYGMRAPDSLRVEDYPLTNDGSVSPDIFPWPRVKDDRNLHGPGAIAVPGVVAGMDMAYRRYARLPWQDLVAPSVALAAEGLLVDWWTTVMISSCAADLRRYAGSAAAYLKDGLPPNPQWGAKAITRLPQEQLKATLAHLASTGARDFYQGDIARSLTRDIQAAGGALSVEDLAAFAAQVRDPLRIPYRGGAVFATPELTAGPTLAHALRLMQTSIEPAGKAPDAGAFIAYAEAMQSAYRERLNDMGDAPGKRALGAEYLAPACTTHYSVVDRDGNMAAVTQTLLSGFGSKFQAPQSGIMMNNGIMWFDPTPGTTNSLAPGKRCLTNYTPVVAETADGRRLALGASGGRRILPAVAQMLSFVMDYRMDLDAAIHQPRIDASEGDVVGADTRLPAEVMSALTAKFETVPAPVQTMPMKFACPSIVLRDGVTNSGATEIAHAWGDAVAEG from the coding sequence ATGCCGTACCAGTTTTCCAATCGCCAGCAGATCCGCAAGCCGGCGGTGACCAGCAAGGGTGGCATCGTCGCGGCGCAGTCGCGGCGCGCGGCCGAGATCGGTGCCGAGGTGCTGGCCGCCGGCGGCGACTGCATCGATGCCGTCGTGGCGACCGGCTTCGCGCTCGGCGTCGTCGAGCCGTGGATGAGCGGGCTGGGCGGCGGCGGCGCCATGGTGCTGTACCGCGCCAAGGATAACAAGGTCGAGGTGATCGACTACGGCATGCGCGCGCCGGACAGTTTGCGCGTCGAGGACTACCCGCTGACCAATGACGGCAGCGTGTCCCCCGACATCTTCCCGTGGCCCCGCGTCAAGGACGACCGCAACCTGCACGGCCCTGGCGCGATCGCGGTGCCCGGCGTGGTGGCCGGCATGGACATGGCGTACCGCCGCTACGCCAGGCTGCCTTGGCAGGACCTCGTCGCGCCGAGCGTCGCGCTGGCCGCCGAGGGGCTGCTGGTGGACTGGTGGACCACCGTGATGATCTCAAGCTGCGCCGCCGACCTGCGCCGTTATGCGGGCAGCGCCGCGGCCTATCTGAAGGACGGCCTGCCGCCGAACCCGCAATGGGGCGCCAAGGCGATCACGCGGCTGCCGCAGGAGCAGCTCAAGGCGACCTTGGCGCATCTCGCCAGCACCGGCGCGCGCGACTTCTACCAGGGCGACATCGCGCGGTCGCTGACCCGCGACATCCAGGCCGCCGGCGGCGCACTCTCGGTCGAGGATCTCGCCGCGTTCGCCGCGCAGGTCCGTGATCCCTTGCGCATTCCCTATCGCGGCGGCGCGGTGTTCGCGACGCCGGAGCTCACCGCCGGACCAACCTTGGCGCATGCGCTTCGGCTGATGCAGACGAGCATCGAGCCTGCAGGCAAGGCTCCGGACGCAGGCGCCTTCATCGCCTATGCGGAAGCGATGCAGTCGGCCTATCGCGAGCGGCTCAACGACATGGGCGATGCGCCCGGCAAGCGTGCGCTCGGCGCCGAATATCTCGCGCCGGCCTGCACCACGCATTATTCGGTCGTCGACCGCGACGGCAACATGGCCGCGGTGACGCAGACCCTGCTGTCCGGCTTCGGCTCGAAGTTCCAGGCGCCGCAGAGCGGCATCATGATGAACAACGGCATCATGTGGTTCGACCCGACGCCGGGCACGACCAACTCGCTGGCGCCGGGCAAGCGCTGCCTCACCAACTACACGCCGGTCGTGGCCGAAACCGCCGACGGCCGTCGCCTCGCACTGGGCGCCTCTGGCGGCCGCCGCATTCTCCCGGCCGTGGCGCAGATGCTGTCCTTCGTGATGGACTATCGTATGGACTTGGACGCTGCGATCCATCAGCCCCGCATCGACGCAAGCGAGGGCGACGTGGTCGGCGCCGACACGCGGCTGCCGGCGGAGGTGATGAGTGCGCTCACGGCGAAGTTCGAAACCGTGCCGGCACCGGTGCAGACCATGCCGATGAAGTTCGCCTGCCCCAGCATCGTGCTGCGCGACGGCGTAACGAACAGCGGCGCGACGGAGATCGCGCATGCCTGGGGCGATGCGGTGGCGGAGGGGTGA
- a CDS encoding ABC transporter permease: MLFRFTGHLSIGSFAVRTLIVVAYAIIFAPVVMIVMTSFFAQEIVSFPPQALSLKWYANALSKPEFLRGLVTSFQVALLATAIGVPLGTAAALAIVRGEFRGRKALSSFLLAPLAVPGVVAGSGLYMFYVLAEDLLDRDIKATTEGLVAAHTLLAIPWTVRLVVASLQGLDRAAEEAAANLGASPFTVFRRITLPMMRSGIVAAAMFSFIQSFENLDLSMLLVGPGRITLPVAMLNYLEFRIDPTLAAVATVQIALVGLLMVITDRFVKLSRVV; this comes from the coding sequence ATGCTGTTCCGTTTTACGGGACACCTGTCTATCGGCTCTTTCGCAGTGCGGACCCTGATCGTCGTCGCCTATGCCATCATCTTCGCGCCGGTCGTGATGATCGTGATGACCAGCTTCTTCGCGCAGGAGATCGTCAGCTTCCCGCCGCAGGCGCTGTCACTGAAATGGTACGCGAACGCGCTCAGCAAGCCGGAATTCCTGCGCGGCCTTGTCACCAGCTTCCAGGTGGCGCTGCTTGCGACGGCCATCGGCGTGCCGCTCGGCACCGCCGCGGCGCTTGCCATCGTGCGCGGCGAATTCCGCGGGCGGAAGGCGCTGTCGTCGTTCCTGCTGGCGCCGCTCGCGGTGCCCGGCGTGGTCGCCGGTTCCGGGCTCTACATGTTTTACGTGCTGGCCGAGGATCTCCTCGACCGCGACATCAAGGCGACGACGGAGGGCCTCGTCGCCGCGCATACGCTGTTGGCCATTCCATGGACGGTGCGCCTCGTGGTCGCCAGCCTGCAAGGCCTCGACCGCGCCGCGGAGGAGGCCGCCGCCAATCTCGGCGCCAGCCCGTTCACGGTGTTCCGCCGCATCACGCTGCCGATGATGCGCTCGGGGATCGTGGCGGCCGCGATGTTTTCCTTCATTCAGAGTTTTGAGAATCTCGATCTGTCGATGCTGCTGGTCGGACCCGGACGGATCACGCTTCCCGTGGCCATGCTCAACTACCTCGAATTCCGCATCGATCCGACGCTCGCCGCCGTCGCCACCGTGCAGATCGCGCTGGTCGGCCTGCTGATGGTGATCACCGACCGCTTCGTCAAGCTGTCGCGGGTGGTGTGA
- a CDS encoding RidA family protein, producing the protein MQFHMIPGATKPVAPFSHAVETDGFVFVTGQMPDSPEAKGVLPEGIVDQTKAVMQNLKYILQGLNLGLEHIVMSRIYLTEFKRDYAAMNETYRSFFPADRLPARTCVGVTGLAYDALIEIDLVCRRP; encoded by the coding sequence ATGCAGTTCCACATGATCCCTGGCGCCACAAAGCCCGTGGCGCCGTTCAGCCATGCCGTGGAGACCGACGGTTTCGTGTTCGTCACCGGACAGATGCCGGACTCACCGGAGGCGAAGGGTGTGCTGCCGGAGGGGATCGTGGATCAGACGAAGGCGGTGATGCAGAACTTGAAGTACATCCTCCAAGGTCTCAACCTCGGCCTCGAACACATTGTGATGTCTCGGATTTACCTGACCGAGTTCAAGCGCGATTACGCGGCAATGAATGAAACCTACCGTTCATTCTTCCCCGCGGATCGGCTGCCGGCCCGCACCTGCGTCGGCGTCACCGGCCTCGCCTATGACGCGCTGATCGAGATCGATCTGGTCTGCCGACGACCCTAG
- a CDS encoding amino acid ABC transporter permease/ATP-binding protein — translation MSLFLHYLSMPYLIQGIELTLQVTALGLIGGLVLGLILAAMQLSRFWLLAAIARGYTVIFRGTPLILQMVFAYDALPHIGIKLPAVLAAGLALACNEAPFIAEMLRSGVLGVDRGQLLAGQALGMTPGVLMRRIIAPQAIRTMIPAFGNEAVSALKNSSLASVIAVQELTLRSTQLASSTFDFFSIFFASGLLYLGLTGAISVIQLALEWMLDLDRTAKQRKLADYLPWRRVDLATKLELAEKISPAIEAAPPEPAELKETPTLALSIEDRARRAATIARNNVAVEVKDLRKAYDGNKVLDGLDLTVRIGEVIALLGPSGSGKSTLLRCINHLENWDSGEIRVGGRKLGFDDKGRKLSPRAIANERANVGVGMVFQQFNLFGHLTAKENVAGPLRWVHGMGRFEAERRALELLERVGLSHRADALPRHLSGGQQQRVAIARALAPNPSVLLLDEPTSALDPELVNEVLEVIRRLAIDDGLTMIISTHQIRFADEVADRVAFLNGGVILEQGPAHEVLTNPRHPLTARFLSVMEAERPKDAVA, via the coding sequence ATGTCCCTTTTCCTGCACTATCTCAGCATGCCGTATCTGATCCAGGGCATCGAGCTGACCCTGCAGGTCACCGCGCTCGGCCTGATCGGCGGACTTGTTCTCGGTCTCATCCTCGCGGCGATGCAGCTCAGCCGGTTCTGGCTCTTGGCAGCGATCGCGCGCGGCTACACCGTGATCTTTCGCGGCACGCCGCTGATCCTGCAGATGGTGTTCGCCTACGATGCGCTGCCGCATATCGGCATCAAGCTGCCGGCGGTGCTGGCCGCAGGCCTTGCGCTCGCCTGCAACGAGGCGCCGTTCATCGCCGAGATGCTGCGCTCTGGCGTGCTCGGTGTCGATCGCGGCCAGCTGCTGGCAGGCCAGGCTCTCGGCATGACGCCGGGCGTCCTGATGCGCCGGATCATCGCGCCGCAGGCGATCCGCACCATGATCCCCGCTTTCGGCAACGAGGCGGTGAGCGCCCTGAAGAACTCCTCGCTCGCCTCCGTGATCGCCGTGCAGGAGCTGACCCTGCGCTCGACGCAGCTGGCGTCCTCCACCTTCGACTTCTTCTCGATCTTCTTCGCCTCCGGCTTGCTCTATCTCGGCCTGACCGGCGCCATCAGCGTCATCCAGCTCGCACTGGAGTGGATGCTTGATCTCGACCGCACGGCGAAACAGCGCAAGCTGGCGGACTACCTGCCATGGCGCCGCGTCGATCTCGCGACCAAGCTGGAGCTGGCAGAGAAGATCTCCCCGGCTATCGAGGCTGCACCACCCGAGCCTGCCGAGCTGAAGGAGACGCCCACGCTCGCGCTCTCGATCGAAGACCGCGCCCGTCGTGCCGCCACGATCGCCCGCAACAATGTCGCGGTCGAGGTGAAGGATTTGCGCAAGGCCTATGACGGCAACAAGGTGCTCGACGGGCTCGATCTGACCGTGCGCATCGGCGAGGTGATCGCGCTGCTTGGTCCTTCCGGCTCTGGAAAGAGCACGCTGCTCCGCTGCATCAATCATCTGGAGAACTGGGACTCCGGCGAGATCCGCGTCGGCGGCCGCAAGCTCGGCTTCGACGACAAGGGCCGCAAGCTGTCGCCGCGCGCGATCGCCAATGAGCGCGCTAACGTCGGCGTCGGCATGGTGTTCCAGCAGTTCAATCTGTTCGGCCATCTCACTGCCAAGGAGAACGTCGCCGGTCCCCTGCGCTGGGTGCACGGCATGGGCCGCTTCGAGGCCGAACGCCGCGCGCTCGAACTGCTCGAGCGCGTCGGGCTGTCGCACCGCGCCGATGCGCTGCCGCGGCATCTCTCCGGCGGCCAGCAGCAACGGGTCGCAATCGCCCGCGCGCTGGCGCCGAATCCGAGCGTGCTGCTGCTGGACGAGCCGACGTCGGCGCTCGATCCCGAGCTGGTCAACGAGGTGCTCGAGGTGATCCGCCGGCTCGCGATCGACGACGGGCTCACCATGATCATCTCGACGCATCAGATCCGCTTCGCCGACGAGGTCGCCGACCGCGTCGCCTTCCTCAATGGCGGCGTGATCCTCGAACAGGGACCGGCACATGAGGTGCTGACCAACCCGCGCCACCCGCTGACCGCCCGCTTCCTCTCGGTGATGGAGGCCGAGCGGCCGAAGGACGCGGTCGCATGA
- a CDS encoding ABC transporter substrate-binding protein, which produces MQTRLFTGARRAWLAALGAIIAAGLLAPIDAQAATPAGCAALAEKYPDWKGKTLVNAINPHTPGYESIDPKDPSKYVGFDIDLGEAIGDCLGFKLTYKPVTFAALLTTLASGQADIVISDIYATKERAKAADFITYSKVFDGVLVAKGNPKGINGINMSMCGAAAAENTGYVEVPLIQELGPKCKEAGKPEPTLQLYDNNANCIQAILAGRADTYVNDVNTVDQAVKAYPDKLEKAIAVTIPYSVGIAVPKDKPKFRDAVMAALIEVQKAGIHQELLKKWELDPANFKEPDILTAD; this is translated from the coding sequence ATGCAGACAAGGCTATTCACTGGAGCGCGGCGCGCGTGGCTTGCCGCACTCGGCGCCATCATCGCGGCAGGACTTCTCGCGCCGATCGACGCGCAGGCCGCAACGCCCGCGGGCTGTGCGGCCCTGGCGGAGAAATATCCGGATTGGAAGGGCAAGACTCTGGTCAACGCCATCAACCCGCACACGCCGGGCTATGAGTCGATCGACCCGAAGGATCCAAGCAAATATGTCGGCTTCGACATCGATCTCGGCGAAGCCATCGGCGACTGCCTCGGCTTCAAGCTCACCTACAAGCCGGTGACCTTCGCCGCGCTGCTGACCACGCTGGCGAGCGGCCAGGCCGACATCGTGATCTCCGATATCTACGCCACCAAGGAGCGCGCCAAGGCCGCCGACTTCATCACCTATTCCAAGGTGTTCGACGGCGTACTGGTCGCCAAGGGCAACCCGAAGGGCATCAATGGCATCAACATGTCGATGTGCGGCGCGGCCGCGGCCGAGAACACCGGCTATGTCGAGGTGCCGCTGATCCAGGAGCTCGGGCCCAAGTGCAAAGAGGCGGGCAAGCCGGAGCCGACACTTCAGCTCTACGACAACAACGCCAACTGCATTCAGGCCATCCTGGCCGGCCGCGCCGACACCTATGTCAACGACGTCAACACGGTCGACCAGGCGGTGAAGGCCTATCCGGACAAGCTGGAGAAGGCGATCGCCGTGACCATCCCCTATTCGGTCGGCATTGCCGTGCCCAAGGACAAGCCCAAGTTCCGCGATGCCGTGATGGCCGCACTGATCGAGGTGCAGAAGGCCGGCATCCACCAGGAGCTGTTGAAGAAGTGGGAGCTCGATCCGGCGAACTTCAAGGAGCCTGATATCCTGACGGCGGACTGA
- a CDS encoding LysR substrate-binding domain-containing protein: MNFDIDCLRSFLVIADTMSFSRAAETVGRSQSTISQQMTKLEMQVGKPLLTRRKGRVLELTPEGDRFVQYARRILQLNDEAYASMRDDVLVGFVRLGVPLDFFGRDFTTWLARFKRKNPMVGIEVEANQSENLMKRSARGEFDLAFFKQDVGARAGTSMLTEQLVWVSGPNYSPDDASIPLVLFPEGCAYRRFALSSLKQHDRRWHLSFVSPSFECLKAATLEGLGITVLARALVQPPLRIIRQDLGLPRLPPVELAYARGRTNSRTVGELTTFLADRLAGAGLPA, translated from the coding sequence GTGAACTTCGATATCGACTGCCTCAGATCGTTTCTCGTCATCGCCGACACGATGAGCTTTTCGCGCGCAGCCGAGACCGTCGGCCGGTCGCAATCGACGATCAGCCAGCAGATGACCAAGCTCGAAATGCAGGTCGGCAAGCCGCTGCTGACGCGGCGGAAGGGCCGGGTGCTGGAGCTGACACCCGAGGGCGACCGCTTCGTGCAATACGCACGGCGCATCCTGCAGCTCAATGACGAGGCCTATGCGTCGATGCGCGACGACGTCCTGGTTGGATTCGTCCGGCTCGGCGTTCCGCTCGATTTCTTCGGACGCGACTTTACGACCTGGCTCGCGCGGTTCAAGAGAAAGAATCCGATGGTCGGTATCGAGGTGGAGGCCAACCAGTCAGAAAACCTGATGAAGCGCAGCGCCCGCGGCGAGTTCGATCTCGCGTTCTTCAAACAGGACGTCGGCGCCCGGGCCGGCACCTCGATGCTGACGGAGCAACTGGTTTGGGTCAGCGGCCCGAACTACAGCCCGGATGATGCATCCATCCCGCTTGTTCTGTTCCCGGAAGGCTGCGCTTACCGGCGCTTCGCGCTGTCGTCGCTGAAGCAGCACGACCGGCGCTGGCACCTCAGCTTCGTCAGTCCGAGTTTCGAGTGCCTGAAGGCGGCGACGCTCGAAGGGTTGGGCATCACGGTTCTGGCACGCGCACTGGTGCAGCCGCCGCTGCGCATCATCCGGCAGGATCTCGGTCTTCCCCGCCTGCCTCCCGTCGAGCTCGCCTACGCCCGCGGGCGGACCAACTCCCGGACGGTGGGGGAGTTGACGACGTTCCTCGCCGACAGGCTGGCGGGAGCGGGCCTGCCGGCGTAA
- a CDS encoding acetamidase/formamidase family protein: MKHHLLPVSNKTVHWGYFSKVVTPALTLRSGDRATIETLTHHANDDYERMIKDDPGAESVFKWTKEHKAVARRGSGPTEGPFIRGSGEGIGVHLLTGPVAIEGAEPGDVLEVRILDIRPRPSQCGCHAGKCFGSNAAANWGFHYHDLIEEPKPREVVTIFELDTAGEPFAKAVYNYVWTPQTDPDGIVHPTIDYPGVPVDHTTIKKRENILPGIKVPARLHFGTMGLAPSEADYVSSIPPSYTGGNIDDWRIGKGARMYYPVAVPGAYFSVGDPHAAQGDSELGGTAIETSLTGDFEFILHKKNDLGGTQLEGLTHPLLETSEAWSVYGFTYPNYLAELGANAQTEIANHSSLDRAMRDAFRKLRRFLMTVHHLSEDEAISLMSVGADFGVTQVVDANWGVHGTIRKNVFRCD; the protein is encoded by the coding sequence ATGAAGCACCATCTGCTGCCGGTGTCCAACAAGACCGTTCACTGGGGCTATTTCTCCAAGGTGGTGACACCCGCTCTCACCTTGCGCTCCGGCGACCGCGCCACGATCGAGACGCTGACGCATCACGCCAATGACGACTACGAGCGCATGATCAAGGACGATCCCGGTGCCGAGAGCGTGTTCAAGTGGACGAAGGAACACAAGGCCGTGGCGCGGCGCGGTTCGGGGCCGACCGAAGGCCCGTTCATCCGCGGCTCCGGCGAAGGAATCGGCGTGCATCTCCTGACCGGCCCGGTGGCGATCGAAGGGGCCGAGCCCGGCGACGTGCTGGAGGTGCGCATCCTCGACATCCGGCCCCGGCCGAGCCAATGCGGCTGCCACGCCGGCAAATGCTTCGGCTCCAACGCCGCCGCCAATTGGGGCTTCCACTATCATGATCTGATCGAGGAGCCGAAGCCGCGCGAGGTCGTCACCATCTTCGAGCTCGACACGGCAGGCGAGCCGTTCGCCAAGGCCGTCTACAACTACGTCTGGACGCCGCAGACCGATCCGGACGGCATCGTGCATCCGACCATCGACTATCCCGGCGTGCCGGTCGACCACACCACGATCAAGAAGCGCGAGAACATCCTGCCCGGCATCAAGGTGCCGGCGCGGCTGCATTTCGGCACCATGGGGCTGGCGCCGTCGGAAGCCGACTATGTCTCCTCGATCCCGCCGAGCTATACCGGCGGCAACATCGACGACTGGCGCATCGGCAAGGGCGCGCGGATGTATTATCCGGTCGCCGTGCCCGGCGCCTATTTCTCGGTCGGCGATCCCCATGCCGCACAGGGCGACAGCGAGCTCGGCGGCACGGCGATCGAAACCTCGCTGACCGGCGACTTCGAGTTCATCCTGCACAAGAAGAACGATCTCGGCGGCACCCAGCTCGAAGGCCTGACGCATCCGCTGCTCGAGACCAGCGAGGCCTGGTCGGTCTACGGCTTCACCTATCCGAACTATCTCGCCGAGCTCGGCGCCAACGCGCAGACCGAGATCGCCAACCACTCCAGCCTCGACCGCGCCATGCGCGACGCCTTCCGCAAGCTCCGCCGCTTCCTGATGACGGTGCATCATCTGAGCGAGGATGAGGCGATCTCGCTGATGTCGGTCGGCGCCGATTTCGGCGTGACGCAGGTCGTCGATGCAAATTGGGGCGTGCACGGGACGATCCGGAAGAACGTGTTCCGGTGTGATTGA
- a CDS encoding acetamidase/formamidase family protein encodes MSFRPFTSESYAQGERPEAWRDVLNAAGLQPAAKSPFDDGHATASHRSAPGIALSRLSAGAQAVAAVPQVQEDLPIALLAIEDGAVLRCGDTHRIIPSGHLILLPRTADWSLAFQRDLRAIVLSVTSAALHGRISGKLKFARPQVIAPSGLADVVCRTIEATARTLDMLSEAEWSTVAQSLVDLLLTLAHQQAVPTSETGSSATQAAILHRICQAIERELDDAELTPTRVAQAEGISERYLQKLFEGAGDNFTHYVKERRLQRAWTDLSNPAEAHHSISEIAYRYGFADSAHFSRSFRARFGLSPREFRQQKAEQAVTSAAPRGQRGWPQDALAQQRGCQTQASLKSSTALPAPANDQDARQRHHHLAVSAERVHWGYFSRSLPPQLEIASGDTITVETLTQHASDDPELMIAGDDGALSVFGWSKTRKNVDRRGAGPMDASVFGRGAGEGFGVHICTGPVAIKDAQPGDVLEVRILDIVPRLSRSPKHRGRVFGSSVAAWWGYHYNELIAAPAPREAVTIYEIFAGDPEPHARALYSYRWEPQTDPAGVVHATYDYPGVPVAPGSIKRRHGVLDNIRIPLRPHFGVIAVAPREVDFVDSIPPSYFGGNLDNWRLGKGSTVYLPVAVPGALLSVGDPHATQGDGELGGTAIECSMTGTFQVILHKKTQLAGKPFADLTYPLIETETDWVLTGFSHPNYLAEFGAQGQSEVYAKSSLDLAMKDAFRKMRRFLMHIKGLSEDEAVALMSAAVDFGVTQVVDGNWGVHAILSKRLFEDAD; translated from the coding sequence ATGAGTTTCCGTCCGTTCACCAGCGAATCCTATGCGCAGGGCGAGCGCCCCGAGGCGTGGCGCGATGTGCTGAATGCGGCCGGGCTGCAGCCGGCCGCCAAATCGCCGTTCGATGACGGGCACGCGACCGCCTCGCATCGCAGCGCGCCGGGGATCGCGCTGTCGCGGCTGTCCGCGGGCGCGCAGGCTGTCGCGGCGGTTCCGCAGGTCCAGGAGGACCTGCCGATCGCGCTGCTTGCGATCGAGGATGGCGCCGTGCTCCGCTGCGGCGACACGCATCGCATCATTCCGTCCGGGCATCTCATCTTGCTGCCGCGCACGGCCGATTGGAGCCTCGCGTTCCAGCGGGACCTGCGCGCGATCGTGCTGTCGGTCACCTCAGCCGCCTTGCACGGCCGCATCAGTGGCAAGCTGAAATTCGCCAGGCCACAGGTAATCGCGCCGAGCGGGCTCGCCGACGTCGTCTGCCGCACCATCGAGGCGACCGCGCGGACGCTCGACATGTTGAGCGAAGCCGAATGGAGCACGGTGGCGCAAAGTCTGGTTGATCTCTTGCTCACGCTCGCGCATCAGCAGGCCGTGCCGACATCGGAGACCGGGAGCAGCGCGACCCAAGCGGCGATCCTGCACCGGATCTGCCAGGCGATCGAGCGAGAGCTCGACGATGCCGAGCTGACGCCGACGCGCGTCGCGCAAGCCGAGGGCATCTCCGAGCGATATCTGCAGAAACTGTTCGAGGGCGCCGGCGACAACTTCACGCACTACGTCAAGGAACGGCGTCTGCAGCGCGCCTGGACCGATCTCTCCAATCCGGCCGAGGCGCATCATTCGATCTCCGAAATCGCCTATCGCTACGGCTTCGCCGATTCGGCCCATTTCAGCCGCAGCTTTCGCGCCCGCTTCGGCCTGTCGCCGCGCGAGTTCCGCCAGCAGAAGGCCGAGCAGGCGGTGACATCAGCGGCGCCGCGGGGCCAACGCGGCTGGCCGCAGGACGCGCTGGCGCAACAGCGCGGCTGCCAGACGCAGGCCTCCCTGAAAAGCAGCACCGCCCTGCCCGCCCCGGCCAACGACCAGGACGCGCGGCAACGGCATCATCATCTCGCGGTGTCCGCGGAGCGCGTGCATTGGGGCTATTTCAGCCGCTCGCTGCCGCCACAGCTCGAGATCGCCTCCGGCGACACGATCACCGTGGAAACACTGACCCAGCATGCTTCCGATGATCCGGAGCTGATGATCGCGGGCGACGACGGCGCGCTCAGCGTGTTCGGCTGGAGCAAGACCAGGAAGAATGTCGATCGCCGTGGCGCCGGGCCGATGGATGCCAGCGTGTTCGGCCGCGGCGCCGGCGAAGGCTTTGGCGTGCACATCTGCACCGGCCCGGTGGCGATCAAGGATGCGCAGCCCGGCGACGTGCTCGAGGTCCGCATCCTCGACATCGTGCCGCGGCTGAGCCGCAGCCCGAAGCACCGGGGCCGGGTGTTCGGCTCCAGCGTCGCGGCATGGTGGGGCTATCATTACAACGAGCTGATCGCAGCCCCAGCGCCGCGCGAGGCCGTGACGATCTACGAGATCTTCGCCGGTGATCCCGAGCCGCATGCACGCGCGCTGTACTCCTATCGTTGGGAGCCGCAGACCGATCCGGCCGGCGTGGTGCATGCGACCTACGACTATCCCGGCGTGCCGGTCGCGCCCGGGAGCATCAAGCGCCGCCACGGCGTGCTCGACAACATCCGCATTCCCCTGCGACCCCATTTCGGCGTCATCGCGGTGGCGCCGCGCGAAGTCGATTTCGTCGATTCGATTCCGCCGTCCTATTTCGGCGGCAATCTCGACAATTGGCGACTCGGCAAGGGATCGACTGTCTATCTGCCGGTCGCGGTGCCCGGCGCCCTGCTGTCGGTCGGCGATCCCCATGCGACGCAAGGCGACGGCGAGCTCGGCGGCACCGCGATCGAATGCTCGATGACCGGCACCTTCCAGGTCATCCTCCACAAGAAGACGCAGCTCGCCGGCAAACCCTTTGCCGATCTCACCTATCCGCTGATCGAGACCGAAACCGACTGGGTGCTGACCGGCTTCAGCCATCCGAACTATCTGGCCGAGTTCGGCGCGCAGGGCCAGAGCGAGGTCTACGCCAAATCGTCGCTCGACCTCGCGATGAAGGACGCGTTCCGCAAGATGCGCCGCTTCCTCATGCACATCAAAGGGCTCAGCGAGGACGAGGCGGTGGCGCTGATGTCGGCGGCGGTCGATTTCGGCGTCACGCAGGTGGTCGACGGCAATTGGGGCGTCCACGCGATCCTGAGCAAGCGGCTGTTCGAGGATGCGGATTGA